From a region of the Opisthocomus hoazin isolate bOpiHoa1 chromosome 21, bOpiHoa1.hap1, whole genome shotgun sequence genome:
- the FSCN2 gene encoding fascin-2 has product MPTNGIHQVLKIQFGLINCESRYLTAESFGYKVNASAPSLKRKQIWTLEQDEADSSVVFLKSHLGRYLGADKDGKVRCEAEQPGRDERFSIITQSDGRWALQSAPHRRFFGGCQDRLSCFAPSVTEGELWTVHLAMHPQVNLLSVSRRRYAHLSAHEDEIATDGNLPWGVDALITLCFQDRRYSLRTADGRYLRCDGTLVPEPGARTGYTLEFKAGKLAFKDCDGKYLAPTGPTGTLKSGRSSKPGKDELFDLEESHPQVVFTAANGRYVSIRQGVNVSANQDEELTHETFQLQLDRATGKCSLHTDAGSYWTLVAHGGIQAVATEAAANTLFEIEWRGRRVALRASNGRYVCTKRNGQLAAVSDAVGEDEEFTLKLINRPMLVLRGEHGFVCSHRGSNLLDANRSVYDVFRVSFSDGAYQIQGQGGKFWYVASSGAVCSDGDLSEDFFFEFRERGRVAIKGKNGRYLRGDPAGTLRADGESVLRATLWEY; this is encoded by the exons ATGCCAACGAATGGGATCCACCAGGTCCTGAAGATCCAGTTCGGGCTGATCAACTGCGAGAGCCGGTACCTGACGGCGGAGAGCTTCGGCTACAAGGTGAACGCCTCGGCGCCCAGCCTGAAGCGCAAGCAGATCTGGACGCTGGAGCAGGATGAAGCTGACAGCTCCGTCGTCTTCCTCAAGAGCCACCTGGGCCGGTACCTGGGTGCCGACAAGGACGGGAAGGTGCGGTGCGAGGCGGAGCAGCCGGGCCGCGACGAGCGCTTCAGCATCATCACGCAGTCGGACGGGCGCTGGGCGCTGCAGTCGGCCCCGCACCGGCGCTTCTTCGGCGGCTGCCAGGACCGGCTCTCGTGCTTCGCGCCCAGCGTGACGGAGGGCGAGCTGTGGACCGTGCACTTGGCCATGCACCCCCAGGTCAACCTGCTGAGCGTCAGCCGCCGCCGCTACGCCCACCTCAGCGCCCACGAGGACGAGATCGCCACCGACGGCAACCTGCCCTGGGGGGTGGACGCCCTCATCACCCTCTGCTTCCAGGACAGGAGGTACAGCCTGCGCACCGCCGACGGGCGCTACCTGCGCTGCGACGGCACGCTGGTGCCCGAGCCCGGCGCCCGCACCGGCTACACCCTCGAGTTCAAGGCCGGCAAGTTGGCTTTCAAGGACTGCGACGGAAAATACCTGGCGCCCACCGGGCCCACCGGCACCCTCAAGTCCGGCCGCAGCTCCAAGCCGGGCAAAGACGAACTCTTTGACCTGGAGGAGAGCCACCCCCAGGTGGTCTTCACGGCGGCCAACGGCAGATACGTCTCCATCCGGCAGG GCGTCAACGTCTCGGCGAACCAGGACGAGGAGCTGACGCACGAGACCTTCCAGCTCCAGCTCGACCGCGCCACCGGCAAGTGCAGCCTGCACACCGACGCCGGCAGCTACTGGACCCTCGTGGCCCATGGCGGCATCCAGGCCGTGGCCACCGAAGC CGCTGCCAACACGCTGTTCGAGATCGAGTGGCGCGGGCGGCGCGTGGCCCTGCGCGCCAGCAACGGCCGCTACGTCTGCACCAAGAGGAACGGGCAGCTGGCGGCCGTCAGCGACGCCGTGG GGGAGGATGAGGAGTTCACCCTGAAGCTGATCAACCGCCCGATGCTGGTGCTGCGGGGCGAGCACGGCTTCGTCTGCTCCCACCGCGGCTCCAACCTGCTCGACGCCAACCGCTCCGTCTACGACGTTTTCCGCGTCAGCTTCAGCGACGGCGCCTACCAGATCCAAG GCCAGGGGGGCAAGTTCTGGTACGTGGCGAGCAGCGGGGCGGTGTGCAGCGACGGGGACCTCTCCGAGGATTTCTTCTTCGAGTTCCGGGAGCGCGGCCGCGTCGCCATCAAAGGGAAGAACGGGCGGTACCTGCGCGGGGACCCGGCCGGCACGCTGCGCGCCGACGGCGAGTCCGTGCTGCGGGCCACACTCTGGGAGTATTGA